A window from Vanessa cardui chromosome 21, ilVanCard2.1, whole genome shotgun sequence encodes these proteins:
- the LOC124538756 gene encoding mitochondrial glutamate carrier 1-like → MSGNKPNAPPPQQFNLLPKIINGGIAGIIGVSVVFPLDLVKTRLQNQTVGPNGERQYKNMLDCFRQTYRAEGYFGMYRGSAVNIILITPEKAIKLAANDLFRYHLALPDGSLPIVRQMAAGGMAGACQIVITTPMELLKIQMQDAGRVAAQAKAEGRKFERITAMQLTRQLLKERGIFGLYKGVTATAARDVSFSIVYFPMFATLSDLGPREKPNDPPPFWWSFLSGCAAGSTAALAVNPMDVVKTRMQTITKGSNERQYTSIVDCVTKTMMQEGPTAFFKGGACRMIVIAPLFGIAQSIYYIGLAENYLGIK, encoded by the exons atgaGTGGTAACAAACCAAATGCACCACCCCCGCAACAgtttaa TTTGCTACCAAAAATTATCAATGGAGGCATTGCCGGTATTATCGGCGTGTCCGTAGTCTTCCCACTGGACTTGGTGAAGACTCGACTACAGAATCAGACCGTAGGACCCAATGGCGAACGACAATATAAGAAcat GTTGGATTGCttcagacagacatacagagcgGAGGGTTACTTCGGTATGTATCGAGGGTCCGCAGTCAACATCATTCTAATCACTCCTGAGAAGGCAATCAAGCTGGCGGCCAACGATTTGTTTCGTTACCATCTCGCTCTTCCTGATGG ATCATTACCAATAGTGCGGCAGATGGCTGCTGGCGGTATGGCGGGCGCGTGTCAAATCGTGATCACGACTCCCATGGAGTTGCTGAAGATTCAGATGCAGGACGCGGGAAGAGTCGCAGCGCAAGCTAAAGCCG AGGGTCGCAAATTCGAGCGCATAACGGCGATGCAGCTGACGCGCCAGCTTCTCAAAGAGCGCGGTATCTTCGGCCTGTACAAGGGAGTGACCGCGACCGCCGCTCGGGACGTGTCGTTCAGTATCGTGTACTTCCCGATGTTCGCCACGCTCAGCGACCTCGGACCCCGGGAGAAACCTAATGATCCTCCACCATTCTG GTGGTCTTTCCTCTCCGGCTGCGCTGCTGGTTCCACTGCCGCGTTAGCTGTCAACCCTATGGACGTTGTCAAGACTCGCATGCAGACCATCACAAAGGGCTCCAACGAGAGACAGTACACGTCCATAGTGGATTGCGTCAC GAAAACTATGATGCAGGAAGGTCCAACGGCATTCTTCAAGGGAGGGGCTTGTCGAATGATAGTAATTGCGCCACTGTTCGGCATAGCGCAATCTATTTACTACATAGGATTAGCCGAAAACTACCTCggcatcaaataa
- the LOC124538974 gene encoding translation initiation factor IF-2-like yields the protein MAAQKQVAAAKHAALEQQSAASAKEAEAAHAAHKSEEASRLARAQALESAQAAVHSQAQLAAAKARAAAAQKIAAAREAAAAMAIQRAAQNQAAKLQNADLEALKLSVIQSSGAAGAAGAAQHAATAAAAALRPAVWNPTWKAGWTPSAATWTWS from the exons ATGGCAGCACAGAAGCAAGTCGCTGCTGCTAAACATGCAGCACTGGAACAACAAAGTGCCGCTAGTGCTAAAGAGGCAGAAGCAGCTCACGCAGCACATAAAAG tgaagAAGCTTCAAGATTAGCTCGAGCTCAAGCTCTTGAATCAGCACAAGCGGCTGTACACTCGCAGGCTCAACTCGCTGCAGCGAAGGCTCGCGCCGCCGCTGCGCAGAAAATAGCGGCAGCGCGAGAAGCTGCTGCGGCTATGGCAATTCAACGAGCTGCCCAAAACCAAGCTGCTAAGCTCCAAAATGCTG ATTTGGAGGCTTTGAAGCTCTCAGTGATACAAAGTTCAGGGGCCGCTGGTGCAGCTGGCGCGGCTCAACACGCGGCTACAGCCGCAGCTGCGGCACTACGTCCAGCTGTATGGAATCCCACCTGGAAAGCTGGCTGGACTCCATCTGCTGCAACTTGGACATggtcttaa
- the LOC124538844 gene encoding glutamate [NMDA] receptor subunit 1, producing the protein MDDKRKMIFIHLILAVSCCLNQVAGQIDRRRFSNPTYYNVGGVLSSNESVTFFKDTISNLNFKDKYVPRGVTYHDYSILMDPNPIKTALNVCKDLIAHRVYAVVVSHPLTGDLSPAAVSYTSGFYHIPVIGISSRDSAFSDKNIHVSFLRTVPPYSHQADVWVDVLKHFNYMKVIVIHSSDTDGRAILGRFQTTSQSIDEDVDRKVVVEQVIEFEPGLDSFSDKLIEVKSAQARVFLMYASKTDAEIIFRDATYLNMTTTGYVWMVTEQALDAANAPEGLLGLRLVNATNEHAHIQDSIYVLASAIRDMNTSEEIHAPPSDCDNSGSIWKTGQLLFDYTRKQSLENGATGHVAFDDHGDRVHAEYDMVNVRAQGEHVAVGKYFYSKETQKMRLELKENEIIWMGRSSSKPEGFMIPTHLKVLTIEEKPFVYARRVDDELECTVEEVLCPHYNASDEADQLYCCKGFCMDLLRYLSKAINFTYSLALSPDGQFGNYIIRNFSQPGAKKEWTGLIGELVYERADMIVAPLTINPERAEFIEFSKPFKYQGITILEKKPSRSSTLVSFLQPFSNTLWILVMVSVHVVALVLYLLDRFSPFGRFKLANIDGTEEDALNLSSAIWFAWGVLLNSGIGEGTPRSFSARVLGMVWAGFAMIIVASYTANLAAFLVLERPKTKLTGINDARLRNTMENLTCATVKGSAVDMYFRRQVELSNMYRTMEANNYDNAEQAIQDVKNGKLMAFIWDSSRLEFEAAQDCELVTAGELFGRSGYGVGLQKGSPWADLVTLAILDFHESGIMESLDNQWILRNNMLNCEENEKTPNTLGLKNMAGVFILVLAGIIGGIVLIVIEVVYKRHQIRKQKRMEIARHAADRWRGAVEKRKSLRASILPSQRRAKSNGVKETGSISLAVDRGVRRRDEPRIPRYMPAYTPDVSHLVV; encoded by the exons atgGATGACAAACG AAAAATGATTTTCATACATCTCATCCTAGCGGTAAGCTGCTGTCTTAACCAAGTAGCTGGTCAAATAGATCGACGACGATTCTCGAATCCTACGTATTATAATGTTGGAGGTGTACTCTCTAGCAATGAGTCCGTCACTTTCTTCAAGGATACCATTTCG AATCTAAATTTCAAAGATAAATACGTACCACGAGGTGTGACCTATCATGACTACTCAATTCTAATGGATCCAAACCCAATAAAAACGGCGCTGAATGTTTGCAAAGACCTTATAGCTCATCGA GTGTACGCTGTTGTCGTCTCTCATCCGTTAACTGGTGATTTGTCACCAGCTGCCGTTTCCTATACAAGTGGCTTCTACCACATTCCGGTAATCGGTATATCATCCAGGGATTCGGCATTTTCCGATAAGAATATTCACGTATCGTTTTTGCGGACGGTGCCACCTTATTCACATCAAGCGGATGTATGGGTCGACGTTCTTAAAcactttaattatatgaaaGTTATAGTGATACATAGTTCTGATACAGATGGAAGAGCCATTTTGGGaag GTTTCAAACAACGTCTCAAAGTATTGATGAAGATGTGGACAGGAAGGTCGTCGTTGAGCAAGTCATTGAATTTGAACCTGGCCTTGATTCTTTTAGTGATAAGCTGATAGAAGTTAAGAGTGCGCAGGCAAGAGTATTTCTTATGTATGCCAG CAAGACTGATGCTGAAATAATATTTCGGGATGCGACCTACTTGAACATGACGACAACAGGTTACGTGTGGATGGTGACAGAACAAGCCCTGGACGCTGCTAATGCACCTGAGGGCTTACTCGGACTGAGACTGGTCAATGCTACCAATGAACATGCCCATATTCAGGATTCAAT atatgTACTCGCGTCAGCAATACGCGACATGAACACTTCAGAAGAAATTCACGCTCCTCCGTCTGATTGTGACAATTCTGGTTCTATCTGGAAAACCGGACAGCTCCTATTTGATTACACCAGAAAGCAGAGTTTAGAGAACGGAGCTACTGGACACGTCGCTTTTGACGATCACGGTGACAGAGTACACGCAGAATATGACATGGTGAATGTGAGGGCCCAGGGAGAACACGTGGCTGTTGGAAAATACTTTTATTCCAAA GAAACTCAAAAAATGCGTTTAGAACTCAAGGAGAATGAAATAATTTGGATGGGTCGTAGTTCATCAAAACCAGAAGGGTTTATGATTCCTACACATctcaaa gTTTTAACAATAGAGGAAAAACCGTTTGTGTATGCTCGCCGTGTTGACGATGAATTAGAATGTACGGTGGAAGAAGTACTGTGTCCCCATTATAATGCTAGCGATGAAGCAG ATCAACTTTATTGCTGCAAGGGCTTTTGTATGGACCTGTTACGGTACTTATCGAAAGCGATCAATTTTACTTACTCGCTAGCTCTATCTCCTGACGGACAGTTCggaaattatataattcgaaACTTTTCACAACCAGGAGCTAAAAAAGAGTGGACGGGATTAATAg GTGAATTAGTTTACGAAAGAGCTGATATGATTGTCGCACCTTTAACGATTAATCCGGAACGAGCTGAGTTTATAGAATTTAGTAAGCCATTTAAATATCAAGGCATCACAATTTTAGAGAAAAAG CCTTCACGATCCTCAACCCTCGTATCGTTTTTGCAACCATTTTCAAACACGCTTTGGATATTAGTAATGGTTTCAGTACACGTGGTCGCTTTAGTGTTATACCTTTTGGACAGATTTTCTCCTTTTGGGAGATTTAAACTAGCGAACATCGATGGTACCGAGGAAGATGCTTTGAATTTATCTAGTGCTATTTGGTTTGCGTGGGGCGTTTTACTTAATAGCGGAATTGGAGAAG GTACTCCAAGAAGTTTTTCTGCTCGTGTCCTCGGTATGGTTTGGGCTGGTTTTGCTATGATCATCGTCGCTTCGTATACAGCTAACCTGGCAGCTTTCCTTGTACTCGAAAGACCTAAAACAAAGCTAACTGGAATCAATGATGCCAGG CTTCGCAACACAATGGAAAATCTAACCTGTGCTACAGTGAAGGGATCTGCTGTAGATATGTATTTTCGGAGGCAAGTTGAATTATCGAACATGTACCGAACGATGGAAGCGAATAATTATGACAATGCTGAACAAGCTATACAAGACGTTAAAAATGG GAAACTAATGGCGTTTATCTGGGACTCATCGAGATTAGAATTCGAAGCTGCTCAGGATTGCGAACTAGTAACAGCTGGTGAACTTTTTGGACGATCTGGATACGGTGTAGGGTTGCAGAAGGGATCTCCATGGGCCGATTTAGTCACACTCGCTATATTGGACTTCCacgaaa GTGGAATAATGGAATCTTTGGACAACCAATGGATACTTCGCAATAACATGCTTAACTGCGAGGAAAACGAAAAAACTCCGAACACATTAGGTCTGAAAAACATGGCAGGAGTGTTCATATTGGTTTTAGCGGGCATTATCGGAGGAATAGTCCTTATCGTGATTGAGGTGGTGTACAAACGTCACCAAATCAGAAAGCAGAAGAGGATGGAGATCGCGCGCCACGCAGCTGACAGGTGGCGCGGCGCCGTTGAG